The DNA region GAGAGCATTACTGGACCTACAATGGAGGAGGACGTCAAGAGGAGAAGAGAGCTCAAGTAAGTAATGcattattaaaagtttatttgatttttattaagatAAAACATTAAGAGTCCTCAACAAGTACTTATTAAATTCCAaggtgaaaaagaaagaaaactgacctCAATAACCTCtatgttaataaaaattaatatttcaggTTAAAGATTTATCTAAACTTGCAAGAGCAGAAATGTTAATCCATAAAGAACAGTTTGATCCTAAATAATTCCTTCTTGTAACCATCCTCCTTCCCCAAACTGTGGATTTTTGTGCTGTAATTTAGAAGACCTTGGGACACATGTCGGGAGGTCCCTACCATTGAAGACGAGCACACACCCTGGAAGCTGCTTAAGCTTGTAAATATCATCTCTTTGTTTGCAGTAGCTATTATTATCTTTGGACTGGCAATATGCAGTAAGGTAAGCTATGTGACCTTTTATGCTaaacagatgaaacaaatacttttaaaaacctgaaagtAGAAAAGGCTGTGTAAACACCTGTAATATGTTTGAGGCCATTTCTATAGAACAGAATACATTCATTGATCCCATTTCAACCAAAAAAtacaagtgaaataaaagatatttagtaaaattttacactatgttttttattgtttagctTGGTCTTGAAGAGGCAAATGCAAAGTACAACATTTGCAGTACCAGTGGTTTTATatgatttgtttaattttccagGCTTCTTTCCTTCTCCTCGTCACCTTGTCCCATGAAGATACGAAGACAATCCAAGCAAAGCAGAAACCCCTCGCACTGCTGTGTATTGGCTGCTCTGTAATTGCACCTCATGTCCTTCTGCTACTCAAAAGCGTCTGGAAAGCATGTTACAAATCATCAAAGTTGCCAAGAAAATCATCTGCAGCCCTGGTAAGATACCTGGATTTGATCTCCAACTAATgccaaaaataatgaaatgctTTGTTTTCGTTATTTAGTTGAATTCATCTGTCCATCCTTTTCTTTACAGGTTTTCTTCTTAGAGTTTATAGTTTCTGTGGGGTTAGCAGTGCTTACCATTGTAGCAATGCCACACTTGGACATTGTAACCAATGTGACCATCCTAAACAGTGTAGCTGTCCTCTCTGCATTCCTGCAAGCCATCGCTCAGTGCACTGCGAAAAGGATGAACATCTTCCTGCTGCCTTCCATCATCGCaatcctgtttatttttgttggttaCTGCCTTTTCCTGGTCCAGTACATTTTGAAAGACCCCACCGATGTGAAGACAGCCATCTGGGTGGGTCTTGCTGTTGGTGGGTCGATCTTGGTGTCTTTCAACTGGTGGGAGAATTACTTCAGGGTGATCTGTGTGAATAGCAAATCCAACTTCctcaaaaatctgtttgaagACTTGACCAAGAGTCAGAACATGCTGCACATCATGTCCAGCTTACTGAGGATTGTGGTCACTGCCTGTGTGCTTGGTGCCTATGTTCCTCTGGCCAAGATGGACTGGGGCATTGTGACCTCCATTTCAAGCAGGGAAACAAGAATTGTAGCCATCATCATTGGGGTCCAGCTGATCTCCTCTGTACTCTGCCATTGGTTTGCTTTAGCAGCCTGTAAGATGCATGCTGTACGCAGATGCTTCATCGTGCCTTTGTACCTGGCTTCACTGGCTGTGATGGTGCTGTTCATCGTCCCTGTTATTCTGGATTATCAGGACCACCAATTAATCTTGAACACAACTGAAAACATCAACTTCACAAGGTACTGCGTTGATGCTGTGATTGTAAGAAATCAAAGTCTGAGTGGTGACCTGTTCCCACATCTGGTTTTGGATGTTGCCCAAACACTCTGCTTCCTGGACCTGTCCAACACAGCCAACATCGGCTTACTGACaggtaaaaatatttctgttgctATGTAAACTGTAATTTCACCTAGGggataaaaatcaaataaaatgtaataaagttaaatcttatcttattttaaaaacttatattGGGGTCACTgcagttttttgctttttgcctgtcatttgttttggctgtttcTGTTTGGCTGAACATGTCCATGACACCTGATTTTGGCCTATTGACAGGTAAGAGTTTTTTGTCTATTTGCTGCAAGTAAATTGtttaatgaatttttaatttatttggtttAGTTATGTCTAAAGTCAGTAAACTGGTCCAAGATACATAAAATCTGCATTGAGCCAGAATATACATTTTCCCAGAATCAGATTCCTTTACACACCTATCAGCCActctgctttgtgtgtatgaAATTCAGTCTTGGTATTTAGTGCTATCATATACTTGGTCTGGTTTCTCAGCCTTTCTAGAGGTTAATAGTTGTCTTATTCTCCTGCCAGGTGCAGGAGTATTATGGTGGATTGGTCTTGTGTTGGCCACTATCCATATTTGGTACCTAAACACCTGCCGCATCCAGAAGACTCAAGACCTGTTTGTGAGGAGGCTCTACGAGGGAGCTCTTATTGAGCAATCCTTACTACTCAACACACGCTTCCGCATTCAGtgtaaaaacagaaggaaacggtgagttttgtgttttttgtttgctacgcaacttttgtttctttgaattGCCTTCCAAGCATTAGTTTAAGATTTTTGCAAATGGTACAAAGTTGTTGTGAAATAGACAGAAGATAGTTTTAAACATGCAAATGTTATGTCAAGTTTTAGAGAAGACACCACCCCTGCCATGATTTATCTCTGTGCAACCATGTGGCATGAGACCAACGAGGAGATGATGAATATCATGATATCAGTTTTCAGGTGAGTTTTCAACCTTGCTTTTCAGTCTTTTAGATATGTCTCTCTTTCAACACAAATGAATCAAATAACTATATCATTATGACTCTAGAACTTGTTTGTATGCTGAGGAGGCAACTCAGCTTTCTGATTCAGATGTGTCAGTGCAGGGATACAGATAAAATCCACAAGAGGAGTTACAGATCCTTATCGGACTAACATTATGGGAAGTAATTTCAACAGCTTGCATCCAGGATTTCTCTGTCAGTAGTGATCCATTTCTCAGTAGAGAAATGgatcatatatacatatatatatgtataaaccTCAGGCAAAGTTAAATGAACACTAGAGGTCAGACTAAGGGTGAGTCAAAATTGTGATGAGGAAAGATTGTTGAATTTAAATCTGTAGGACATGACTaactaatattaatattaatattaataatatatgAATGATTAATGTCAAGCAAACTATGATTAGACATTAGTAATTTGTTTTACCAGAAGGATATGCTCTTAATATCCTCCTTCTTACATTTATAATAATGGACTTTTTTACATGTTCTCCTTATGTGGTTGATCACTAAAGACTGGACCAATACAGACCAAAGAGTTTGACACAGCCGCAGTTTGATGATTTCACCTTTGAAGCTCATATCTACTTTGATGACGCCTTCACAAATGTTACAGAAAGTCAGCACCGTCATCTGAACACATATGCAAAGGACCTTGTGAAAATTATTGCAGATGTTTATGGGTAAGAACCAAGTTGAAAGATATGATGATGTTGCATTTCTCAGGTATTAAAACTGGATTTATGACCAGAGGCACATTTTCAATATGAATTATTTCAATTTTGATGTAATTCATTCTTTGTCACCAGCATTTTCAAGAACCTTAATAAAACATTCTTTGAGGTACAGCAGCAAATTCCTGATCAGGCAATTATAAAGACACCTTATGGAGCTCGTCTTGTTGTTGAAATGCCTCTTGGGAATAACATTGTAGTTCACTtcaaagacaaagagaaaattCGGAACAAGAAGAGATGGTCTCAGGTAGAGAATATCTTATTGATGACGTCAATGTCTCAGTAGGAAACATTTGCATTGATAACCGATCTTTATTAATTTACAGGTAATGTATCTTTACTATCTCCTCGGTTGGAAACTGATGACCAAGTATTACAGATACTGGCAGGAAGGACAACATGAAAAGCATCTTAGGAGAAAGATCCAGGTGagaaaatgcatcttttttgaatatttttgactttctcAAACGTTAATGCAAACTGCAAATACTGACCATCACACAGTGAATTGAGAAACTGTACTTTTGCTTCTTTCAGAAAGAGAAGCACAACACTTATCTCTTGGCTTTGGATGGGGACACAGACTTCCAACCAGCGGCTGTGATGCTGCTTATCGATCGTTTGAAAATGTATCCTCGTGTTGGTGCAGCATGTGGCAGAATTCATCCTACTGGATCAGGTTGgcacaaatgaaaatgtgtcatttttcatttgtgGCACTGCAGACAGAGCCACAAGGAAAGTATTGAACACCTCTGCATTTGTCCTGCAGGTCCTGCTGTTTGGTTCCAGAAGTTTGAGTACGCCATCAGTCACTGGCTGCAGAAGACAGCTGAGCATGTCTTTGGCTCCGTTCTCTGCAGCCCCGGCTGCTTCAGTCTGTTCAGAGCAGAGGCGCTAATGGATGACAATGTGATGAAGAAATATTCAACCAACTCCACAGAGCCCAGCCACTACATCCAATATGACCAAGGTAATAGGTGCTGTATGAAAATCCGTTTTCAATCTTctgaaattaataattaaaccTTGGTTTAGATAAACCTCCATTGCATAATGATAAAATTCATCAAAGCATGTACATTGTCCCTGATATTTTTGGATTTGTGTTAGATACCTTCCAGTGGGAAGTTGTCCTAtataagttttcttttaattgcagGTGAGGACCGCTGGCTGTGCACTCTGCTTTTGAAACAAGGGTGGAGAGTGGAATACAATGCAGCATCTGATGCCTACACCAACGCACCAGAAAACTTCAAGGAGCTTTATAACCaggtgagggaaaaaaaagcatctttaCTAAATTtgtaacaacaaaataataaagccTGATTACCCAAAGTGCTACCACCACCCTCATAATATTGATTAATAATTTCTctaaatagtattttttttattttttgtgattgaTGACATCTGATTCcatctgaatatttattttggattcaGATTGTTGCAGGCTCACTTCTGCCTTGCAAATGACTTTGTCTCCTAGTGTTGGGGAGTGTTTATGAGAGGTGTGACAGATCTCCAAAAGGTTTGAGTTCTGGTTATTGTTATTCTTTAGCGCAAACGATGGGGGCCTTCCACAATGGCAAATGTTGTGGATCTGCTGGGCTCTACCAACATTGTCTCCAAAAGGAACTTATCCATGTCCAAACTGTTCATGTTCTACCAGCTGTTTGGCATGATTTCTGCCATTCTTGCTCCATCCACCATCTGCCTCATGGTTGCAGGTCAGTATCTGAGTCTGTATCTTTgaatgtaaaaatgacaaaaaaaataaatgcaaaggtGAGAGCAGTTACACAAAAATGTTCCAGCCTGTTTTCTCCTCCAGGTAGTTTGTCCTTCATCTTGAAAAtgccttctgctgctgctctggtcATAGCTGTGATACCTCCTGCCATTTACTTGGGTCTTTGCTTTAAACTCAAGCCAGACACTCAGATCTCTCTTGCAGGGATTCTTAGTGTTATATATGCGTTCCTCATGGTTGTGGTGACAATAACCATTATTGGTAAATATAAATGACATTTCTAACTAATGTATTTAAATcatgttgctattttttttaatatgttatCTTTTGCACCAGCctcaatgatgaaggaaaagaCCATTCTGACACCCAGCAGCATTTTCATCGTGGCCATGTCCATCATTTACATTGTCACTGCACTGATGCATCCCCAGGAACttcctttagttttttatgGCTTTCTCTACATCATCTGCATCCCAAGTGCCTACCTCCTGCTCACCATCTACTCCATGGTCAACATGAACAGTGTCTCATGGGGAACCAGAGAAACAAAACCGACTCCAGGGGATGCAACGACAGCAGTCTCCGCCTtgcaagcaaaaacaaaaaaaggtagAACAGAAAAAGGTAGTGCTACATAATACTGTTTTTTCCcaacaaaactaaaagtttttcCCTTTGCAGCTAAGGGCATCTTCCAGAGACTCTGCTCATGGatgaaatgttgtaaaaaatcCCTTCCGATATCAGAGGATACCCAGCCTCTGATAAATGCCCAGCCTCAGGAGAATCTGGTGCCTGAGTCTGTGCCTGAACCTCAAACTCAAGACACTGCTGCTAACGACGCCTCCGAAAAGGAACAAACGTAGGTTCTAAACACAGGTTGAAACAACTCCAAAGGTTTCATCATATCAACAGATGTTACTACTTTATTCTGGATTTGTTTTAGGCAAGTGAAGACTGGTTTTGACTGTCCGGCTAAATGTGAGTTAAGAggaatttgtgtattttattacagAACTTGGTAagttttgaaatgttcttttGTGTTCTGTTCTTCAGGTTGGATAAATGAACTGGAAAGTTTGTCCAATGACATACAGCTGCAGGAACATTTTCTGGACAAggtgcaaatgtttttgtttttttaaatcttaaatagaGCTGTCACTATCTAAATACCGGATTTTACAAATCACATAGTGGCTTACAAATATCTTAAACCAAATTGTGCTGCTGCCCACCTAACAATTGCATGGTGGCATCTTTATTTGGCATCGTTTTGCTCCTTCTTCAAAATATAGTTAAGTTAGCCCCCAACAccttcttcaaataaaatgaatttggTGTCAGTTGTTTGTGCTGATTTATGCAGCAAAAATCTTTGTGCTGTTAACAGAGGTTATGAAAGGTCAATCAGCCACTTCTCCCACCccaacatttacaaaattaaactaattatATGCATATTTACTATAGAAAACTGGTTAACTGATCTGAAGAAAAGACAGCTCATGATGACCCAGGACTCTGGATGACCAAGAGAGATTGTGCAAAGAAGGATGGTCAAAGATTATTGCCTCTTTATGATCCAGTCTTTTGAAATGGTTCAGAAATGTGTTGGGGTTTCAGTTTGTGCCATCAAAGTGGAGCACCAGGATTTTTTACCCCGTAGAATACATGTGTTAAAATTACTAACATTTACTTATAAATGTTAGTTTGTGTAAATGTAAAgtaaattatgtaaatataCTTTGACTTCTTCTCATTTTACTTATccattgctttttgtttgttttttggatcATTGCAGGATGAGGAAAACTTCTGGAATGAGCTCATTGAGAAATACCTCGAACCTGTGAAAAATGACAaggaaaagcaagaaaagaTCAAAAATGACTTACAAGATCTGAGGAACAAGGTAAACGTGAACGACTGAAATGATGTTGCAGTAAACTTCACTTTGTTTTAGTCTAACTTTGGATTTATTTCCCAACAAAGGTCaacttttccttcttcttcttgaatgCTCTGTGGCTGATGGCAGCGTTCGTCTTCCAGGCCTTTGATGTCTTCTCCCTCAATATCAATATTGTTGACTTCAACCTGCAGCTAACCGGGGGGACGATCCAAATCGAACCCATGAGCCTCATGTTCATTCTGGGGTTTGCTATTTCagttttgcttcagtttgttgGCATGCTGCACCACAGGTGAACCCTCATGTCAAATGTCATCTTTGTCACAATGTTTTTAATGCTTGGGGTTAAAAATGTGACatcattgtttctgttgttttagagTCTCCACCCTCATTCACTACATAGCGTTTTTGGAAACAGAGCCCAAACAACAGAAATCTGCAGATAATGAGGTAACGACTATTACTGTTGATACGGAAGTTTTCTTAGTTAcggtttttatttcttgtatgaATATCACCAGTTTTGACACCGCAACTGGTATTGCTTTTAATAGTATTAACACTTTTACTATTAATGATCAGTAGTTGCTTCTGTTGAGACTTACTGTAAAAATGCTGCAAAGATTAATAACATGAATCTGAAATCACATTTAGCATTGTAGCATTATTGAAATCATATTGTTCTGGCTGCATTTTTATCAAGTAATGACTTATTAATTTCTCTGCAGGTGGACTCCACTGCAGATTCAAATGATGAGTCGGCCTACAATACAGACCTAAACTCCGTGTCCCAGGAAAGCCAGTCATCACAAGACTGGGACTCTGAATTCTACAATTCAAACctgaacattaaaaatattcaagaggACTTTGTTTAAATTAGCACAATTTGTTGAACCAAAAAACTTCAGACACTTTTTAAGCTTTTACTATGTGGTAAATGTTTACAAATATAATGGATGTACTTACTTAACTTGAATAAATTCTGCTATATGTGGTTTTTATTTGACGTCtcatgagtaaaaaaaaagatctcagTTTCTGCCCATTGAAGAAACTCTATGGTACATCCATCTCCCTGCAGGGGTAAAGCAGTGGCAAAAGCATTCATGCACAAAGACACGAGATAAGTCAATAAGTTTTCACAGTtcctaattatttaaatgttatggTGAGATTGAATTTGCTGATGTGAATGAATCGGCTGGACAAGgtagttttgttttcattgacaAATACAAATTCCTTCTTGCACatgaaagaaggaaaataaaatttctcatgagtaaactgaagtcagcTGCTGTAATTTTATCTGCCTTGTCTATAGCTGCATGAACATGCACATGACTTTATTCCAAGAAAGATTTGCATCGTGCGAAGGTTTGgaataaaataactgaaagaaTGTAAATTCAACCCAGTTCGATGCACAATTTCAACATCTCTGCTGATAACAGACCCGTCTGCAGCCAACTCTTCCATTGTCTTATGCTGGCACAGTTTGTGTAAGCAAACACATTCTTCATGAGAATCAATTGCTTTATCTTTCAGAACAGAAGTTAGATTTCACAgcagtttttttgtgtattttatggACCTCTACCTCAAGTCTTTGGTAACTACTGTGCTACAACTTTTAGGAGCATTCCTTCTccaacatgaacaaaaaaacgAATAACTGAATGACCTCATCAGGAGTCATTCATCTCTGCAGaggcaaagaaacaaaacattcatcTGATTCAAAACCATTTAAGAGACAGAATCTGACAGCCCGACAAGTGCCTCCTTATTTTCATCTGCAGTTGGTCAATCGGTGACAATGCCAGAATAAAATTATTGCAATGGTCCAGTAGGGATGAAATGAAGGCATGGATGATCTTTTCAAATTCACCAAAAAATTTACTTAACCTTTGCAATgattttttatctgaaaaaaaaatggctatgtggacagcatttttaaaaaaaatcatgtttgtaGTAAAATTGGCAGAAATAGACaattcaagtcttttttttgtatttacaaaataatgtgaTTGTTTGAACAAATTACAGAAACTaacaacagaacaacaaaacaaagcctTAAGTTACATATATATTTCACATAATGTTACATACATTTCACAATGCATCAGTattctgctgcagcacaacatTATTAGAAGTCATTCTGCGAAGTGATTGTATGAAGCCAAAtcttagaaaaacacaaaaatcgcAGTTCACTTTCCATACAACTTCATTTTATCTGTTCCTCTTGGCCTTTTGTCAAAACATGCTGAATGATAAATATTACTGGACTTCCTTGAAAACTTTCACTTCCCTCTgctttttcattctttcatcAACAGACACTTCGACTTTCTCCCTTTATTgtaaaaaacaagcacaaaaaaaaaccaacaactggAAGTActtgttttggtaaaaaaaaaaaagtgagatgcTGAGCAGAGCATTTAGTTGAATTGAATATGTTGTACAACTCCGTCTGACACAAAGATTTAATATTTGGAATGGTATGCAACATTTTCAGGAAGTCAAAGCCTAGCGGCCAACAAGAAACACTTTaacttctcttttttctccagacacaaagttttattttcattcactgCTTTTTCAGTCACCTGACTGGCTCACCTGTCCTTCGCTATCATCAGTCAGAGCTTTCTTACAAATTCCTGTTAAACTCCATCTCAGCTTCTGCTTAACCTCCAGCCCCATGCAGAAGTACAGCAGCGGGTTCACGCAGCTGTTAAAGTAGGCAAAGCCATTGGCCAAAGGCCGCCAGATTTTCAGCACTGCATTCTTTTTGTCCACCATCTTCACAAGGAGCAGACAGTGGTAAGGACCCCAGCACAAGAAGAATGCAATGACCAGCGATGCCAGGATCCGCAGGGGGCGTGTCTTTCCTACAAGGCGAGTGCGTCGGATGCCGATGGCAGTCATGATGTAACAGATAAGAATGATCAagaaagggaaaacaaaaccaCACAGGAACCTGTTTAAATACAGAGCAAGTTTGGTGGTGTTGTCTCCCTCCTTTGTCTCTGAAGAACATTTGCTCATGTTGTTCTCTCCCAGGTGGACATGGCTGTAGAA from Xiphophorus hellerii strain 12219 chromosome 13, Xiphophorus_hellerii-4.1, whole genome shotgun sequence includes:
- the LOC116731769 gene encoding chitin synthase chs-2-like; translated protein: MSSFREDTTPAMIYLCATMWHETNEEMMNIMISVFRLDQYRPKSLTQPQFDDFTFEAHIYFDDAFTNVTESQHRHLNTYAKDLVKIIADVYGIFKNLNKTFFEVQQQIPDQAIIKTPYGARLVVEMPLGNNIVVHFKDKEKIRNKKRWSQVMYLYYLLGWKLMTKYYRYWQEGQHEKHLRRKIQKEKHNTYLLALDGDTDFQPAAVMLLIDRLKMYPRVGAACGRIHPTGSGPAVWFQKFEYAISHWLQKTAEHVFGSVLCSPGCFSLFRAEALMDDNVMKKYSTNSTEPSHYIQYDQGEDRWLCTLLLKQGWRVEYNAASDAYTNAPENFKELYNQRKRWGPSTMANVVDLLGSTNIVSKRNLSMSKLFMFYQLFGMISAILAPSTICLMVAGSLSFILKMPSAAALVIAVIPPAIYLGLCFKLKPDTQISLAGILSVIYAFLMVVVTITIIASMMKEKTILTPSSIFIVAMSIIYIVTALMHPQELPLVFYGFLYIICIPSAYLLLTIYSMVNMNSVSWGTRETKPTPGDATTAVSALQAKTKKAKGIFQRLCSWMKCCKKSLPISEDTQPLINAQPQENLVPESVPEPQTQDTAANDASEKEQTQVKTGFDCPAKCWINELESLSNDIQLQEHFLDKDEENFWNELIEKYLEPVKNDKEKQEKIKNDLQDLRNKVNFSFFFLNALWLMAAFVFQAFDVFSLNINIVDFNLQLTGGTIQIEPMSLMFILGFAISVLLQFVGMLHHRVSTLIHYIAFLETEPKQQKSADNEVDSTADSNDESAYNTDLNSVSQESQSSQDWDSEFYNSNLNIKNIQEDFV
- the LOC116731771 gene encoding C3a anaphylatoxin chemotactic receptor-like, which translates into the protein MFANTSLPPSSKGIHNNVDIEAIMDNINLVLLTLTVVFGITGNSVVIWVAGFKLKHKVTNVWLVNLAIADLIFCVTRVFSLIRKLFFDHWPFGEFLCRFHGFFKYANMFCSVFLLAVISLDRMLCVWRPFFTKQQRTLYAARVVAVCVWITAILLSSPFLFYSHVHLGENNMSKCSSETKEGDNTTKLALYLNRFLCGFVFPFLIILICYIMTAIGIRRTRLVGKTRPLRILASLVIAFFLCWGPYHCLLLVKMVDKKNAVLKIWRPLANGFAYFNSCVNPLLYFCMGLEVKQKLRWSLTGICKKALTDDSEGQVSQSGD